The Pseudocalidococcus azoricus BACA0444 genome includes a region encoding these proteins:
- a CDS encoding Rrf2 family transcriptional regulator, translated as MKLTTRGHYSVKALLDLSLRPNFGPASVREIAQRQDLPAPYLEKLLIAMRRAGLVHSLRGSQGGYQLAHPPSNISLGQILQAVGESIQPLFLEDVPPDLAAADWVTVSLWKRLHQKLREALFNISLEDLYYDARSWQAAQGESASFVV; from the coding sequence ATGAAATTAACGACTCGTGGTCATTACAGTGTTAAAGCCTTGTTGGACTTAAGTTTGCGCCCTAATTTTGGCCCTGCTTCCGTACGCGAGATTGCCCAACGCCAAGACCTGCCAGCTCCCTACTTAGAAAAGTTATTGATTGCAATGCGCCGGGCTGGCCTGGTTCATTCCCTGCGCGGGTCTCAAGGTGGCTATCAATTGGCCCATCCCCCCAGCAACATCTCCCTTGGGCAAATCCTCCAGGCCGTCGGTGAATCGATCCAGCCCCTATTTTTAGAGGATGTCCCCCCAGATTTAGCTGCTGCGGATTGGGTCACAGTCAGCTTATGGAAACGCCTGCATCAAAAACTGCGCGAGGCACTATTTAATATTTCTCTAGAAGATTTATACTATGATGCCCGCAGTTGGCAAGCTGCCCAAGGAGAAAGTGCCAGTTTTGTCGTTTAA
- a CDS encoding TetR/AcrR family transcriptional regulator, translated as MNKKSPGRPRSAESHQAILKATTELLGEVGFDAIRIDAIAARAGVGKTTIYRRYRTKEELVADAIESFRQDIVIPDTGYFWSDLDQLIENAAQITLNPLGRQTAAMIISSASSNSQFAKIYWSKYMKPRREAFAVVLDRAKARDEVQPDLDSGLIFDIMSSIMLYALIFEPTSESWTEYIHRALNLVFKEALASCNTNSEMRIFGSFKS; from the coding sequence ATGAATAAAAAATCTCCGGGGAGGCCCCGTAGTGCTGAATCTCATCAGGCCATTTTGAAAGCGACCACTGAATTGCTAGGAGAAGTTGGTTTTGATGCGATCAGGATTGATGCAATTGCGGCCCGGGCGGGAGTCGGTAAAACCACCATCTATCGTCGCTACAGAACTAAAGAAGAATTAGTTGCAGATGCAATTGAGAGCTTTCGGCAAGATATTGTCATTCCAGATACAGGTTATTTCTGGAGTGATCTGGATCAATTAATTGAAAATGCAGCACAGATTACTCTCAACCCTTTGGGACGACAAACTGCTGCCATGATTATTAGCAGTGCTTCGAGTAATTCTCAGTTTGCAAAAATATACTGGTCTAAATATATGAAACCGCGACGGGAAGCCTTTGCAGTTGTGCTAGATCGGGCAAAAGCCAGAGATGAAGTTCAGCCAGATTTAGATAGTGGTTTAATTTTTGACATTATGAGTAGCATTATGCTTTATGCACTCATCTTTGAACCCACTTCTGAATCATGGACGGAATATATTCATCGCGCTCTAAACCTGGTCTTTAAAGAGGCTTTAGCGTCATGCAATACAAACTCTGAGATGAGAATTTTTGGATCATTTAAATCTTAA
- a CDS encoding phosphoribosylanthranilate isomerase, with product MLKLKICGLTQAPQAVAIAQLGVDAIGFICVPSSPRYIAPGQIGNIITQLTEFPQLLTVGVFANAELETINDTVNTSGINTIQLHGQESPEFVTAIRAKFANHTLIKALRIKDQASLDQAQAYAPLVDILLLDAYHPEQLGGTGQAWDWNLLSHFQPECPWWLAGGLTPNNASSAIAQTQPDGIDLSSGVEHSPGNKDLAKVQALMRALENPFALIPF from the coding sequence ATGCTGAAACTCAAAATCTGTGGACTGACCCAGGCCCCGCAAGCTGTTGCCATTGCCCAACTCGGTGTCGATGCCATTGGGTTTATTTGTGTCCCCAGTTCTCCCCGCTATATTGCCCCAGGCCAGATCGGGAACATCATTACCCAACTCACCGAGTTTCCTCAGCTCTTAACGGTGGGAGTTTTTGCTAATGCAGAACTCGAGACTATCAATGATACTGTCAATACTTCCGGGATCAACACCATTCAACTTCACGGGCAAGAGTCACCAGAATTTGTGACAGCCATCAGAGCCAAATTTGCCAATCACACCTTAATCAAAGCCTTACGCATCAAAGATCAAGCCAGCTTAGACCAGGCCCAAGCCTATGCCCCTCTTGTTGATATTTTGCTCTTGGATGCCTATCATCCTGAACAACTCGGCGGTACCGGCCAGGCCTGGGATTGGAATTTACTCAGCCATTTTCAGCCCGAATGCCCCTGGTGGTTAGCAGGAGGATTAACCCCCAATAATGCCTCCTCTGCCATCGCTCAAACCCAACCTGATGGCATTGATTTATCCAGTGGCGTTGAACACTCTCCGGGCAATAAAGACTTGGCTAAAGTTCAGGCCCTAATGCGTGCTTTAGAGAACCCATTTGCCTTAATCCCCTTCTAA